A window of Nitrospinota bacterium contains these coding sequences:
- a CDS encoding WbqC family protein, whose product MIIAIHQPQHLPWLGYLDKIDKANIFILLDNVQYKKNEWVNRNKIKTVSGSQWITVPVSYSHPEKINNVRIDNKTNWGKKHLHALITNYSKSDYFKKHLPFFEDVYSRKWEYLSSLNLHIIEYLIKAFNIKTELVLASDFELSEEPTERLIDICKTLKGDVYLSGAHGRNYLNTERFKEENIRVVFQDFKHPVYKQLYGEFLTLMSSIDLLFNHGPQSIKILRSYNKESIEFKSHIKE is encoded by the coding sequence ATGATAATAGCTATTCACCAGCCCCAACATCTCCCATGGCTCGGTTATTTGGATAAGATCGATAAGGCAAATATCTTTATCCTGCTTGATAATGTCCAATATAAAAAGAATGAATGGGTAAATAGAAACAAGATAAAAACTGTAAGCGGTTCTCAGTGGATAACCGTACCCGTATCCTACAGCCATCCAGAAAAGATTAATAATGTAAGGATAGATAATAAGACAAACTGGGGGAAAAAACACCTTCATGCCTTAATAACCAATTATTCAAAGTCTGATTACTTTAAAAAACATCTCCCCTTTTTTGAAGATGTCTATTCTCGAAAATGGGAATATCTCTCTTCCCTTAATCTTCATATCATTGAATATCTCATCAAGGCATTTAATATCAAAACAGAGCTTGTATTAGCATCAGATTTTGAGCTCAGCGAAGAACCCACAGAACGACTAATTGACATCTGCAAGACTCTAAAAGGAGATGTCTATTTATCAGGCGCTCATGGTCGAAATTATCTCAATACTGAAAGGTTTAAAGAAGAAAATATAAGGGTTGTTTTTCAAGATTTCAAACACCCTGTATATAAACAGTTGTATGGCGAGTTTCTGACTCTTATGTCATCGATTGATCTTCTCTTTAATCATGGCCCTCAATCAATTAAAATTTTAAGAAGCTATAATAAAGAAAGCATAGAGTTTAAATCTCATATTAAGGAGTAA
- a CDS encoding PIG-L family deacetylase, with product MNILALGAHPDDLEYGCGGTLIKYSTAGHNVYLLI from the coding sequence ATGAATATACTCGCTCTTGGTGCTCATCCTGATGATTTAGAATACGGTTGTGGAGGAACCTTAATCAAATATAGCACGGCAGGACACAACGTCTATCTTCTTATTA